From Sphingopyxis sp. USTB-05, the proteins below share one genomic window:
- a CDS encoding helix-turn-helix domain-containing protein, which produces MQGLSAEFQRGSIPQDTILKFRKGEIIFSQGDPGDCWFEVISGTVRTCHFHVDGHRQLTGFFYQGDVFGVEYGARDAAAEAVTNTILTRRPALNVDPDSFGQNRALERALDSANQCIFLLGRRNANERVAAFLLIAAKRLSALGSVPLPMTRGDIADHLGLTIHTVSRTISGFVRQGLIELEGPQLCRLVDLDGLRAIAGEEMGVAIDNMGAMRPRRTFTGQGAGA; this is translated from the coding sequence GTGCAAGGTCTGTCGGCAGAGTTTCAACGCGGGTCCATTCCGCAGGATACCATCCTAAAATTTCGTAAAGGCGAGATTATTTTTTCGCAGGGCGATCCGGGTGATTGCTGGTTCGAAGTCATCTCGGGAACCGTCAGAACCTGCCATTTTCACGTCGATGGCCACCGCCAACTGACCGGCTTCTTCTATCAAGGCGATGTCTTTGGCGTCGAATATGGCGCCCGCGATGCTGCGGCCGAAGCCGTCACCAACACGATCCTGACCCGCCGTCCGGCATTGAACGTCGATCCCGATTCGTTTGGACAGAATCGAGCGCTCGAACGGGCGCTGGACAGTGCGAACCAATGCATATTCCTGCTCGGTCGCCGCAATGCCAATGAGCGCGTTGCCGCGTTTTTATTGATCGCGGCGAAACGGCTGTCGGCGCTTGGCAGCGTTCCGTTGCCGATGACGCGCGGCGATATCGCCGATCATCTGGGCCTGACGATCCATACGGTTAGCCGGACGATCTCGGGCTTTGTTCGTCAGGGGCTGATCGAGCTGGAGGGCCCCCAATTGTGCCGGCTGGTCGATCTCGACGGGCTCCGCGCGATCGCCGGCGAGGAAATGGGCGTTGCGATCGACAATATGGGTGCGATGCGGCCCCGGCGAACATTCACTGGGCAAGGGGCAGGGGCATGA
- a CDS encoding double zinc ribbon domain-containing protein, producing MRHAPLVPFPAMLHKPGMATTKGDVEKDGAPSGAWRSGLHVAARMIIDYALPPRCPGCGVVVGEDRQFCLTCWSSLDFLDGPSCSRCSIPLPTSLSGGFVECGACLANAPPFEGAPAAVAYGPVARTVALRLKYARRTGHARLMARLMARQLNMLGDMEAMLLVPVPLHRWRLWSRGFNQAALVVDELSRLTGVPHDHHLLLRAKPTASLRGKGRRERERIVAGAFALAADAKVRAAGRHLVLVDDVHASGATLRAAARLLGRLGTARVSALTWARVVPEALMTGNIFDFASLDSDMTDLVMTG from the coding sequence TTGCGACATGCGCCGCTTGTGCCGTTCCCGGCGATGCTGCACAAGCCGGGGATGGCGACGACGAAGGGGGATGTCGAAAAAGACGGCGCGCCGTCGGGGGCTTGGCGCAGCGGTTTGCACGTCGCGGCGCGTATGATCATCGATTATGCGTTACCACCGCGTTGCCCCGGCTGCGGAGTTGTCGTCGGCGAAGACCGGCAATTTTGTCTGACGTGCTGGTCCTCGCTCGATTTTCTCGATGGACCGTCCTGCTCGCGCTGCTCGATCCCACTGCCGACAAGCTTGTCCGGCGGATTTGTCGAATGCGGCGCGTGTCTCGCAAACGCTCCGCCGTTCGAGGGCGCTCCCGCTGCCGTCGCTTACGGTCCCGTCGCGCGCACGGTGGCGCTTCGCCTCAAATATGCGCGGCGTACCGGCCATGCGCGGTTGATGGCGCGGCTGATGGCGCGGCAACTTAATATGCTCGGCGATATGGAGGCGATGTTGCTCGTTCCGGTGCCGCTGCATCGCTGGCGACTCTGGTCGCGTGGGTTCAACCAGGCCGCGTTGGTCGTCGACGAACTGTCGCGGCTGACCGGCGTACCCCACGACCACCACCTGCTTTTGCGGGCCAAGCCGACCGCATCGCTGCGCGGCAAGGGACGGCGTGAGCGTGAGCGGATCGTTGCAGGCGCATTTGCGCTGGCAGCGGATGCCAAGGTGCGGGCCGCGGGGCGGCATCTGGTGCTGGTCGACGACGTCCATGCCAGCGGCGCGACGCTCCGTGCGGCGGCGCGCTTGCTCGGACGCCTCGGCACGGCGCGCGTATCGGCGCTTACCTGGGCCCGGGTGGTCCCCGAGGCCCTGATGACAGGCAACATATTTGACTTTGCTTCGTTGGATTCCGATATGACGGACCTAGTGATGACAGGATAG
- a CDS encoding ATP-binding protein, whose translation MRERAERIGGKFAIDSAPGKGTMVSLSVAANLVYKHSRRAGLWKRLKDYFAGGTYDSRPD comes from the coding sequence ATGCGCGAACGCGCCGAACGGATCGGCGGCAAATTCGCAATCGACAGCGCACCCGGAAAGGGCACGATGGTGTCGCTGAGCGTGGCGGCTAACCTCGTCTACAAGCACTCCCGACGTGCAGGCCTTTGGAAACGGCTCAAGGATTATTTCGCCGGCGGTACTTACGATTCTCGTCCCGACTGA
- a CDS encoding Flp family type IVb pilin, with product MKFIKKFVRDTKAATAIEYGLIAALIAVAGIAAMGAVGNSVTNTFEKVDTGLQNQ from the coding sequence ATGAAGTTCATCAAGAAGTTCGTCCGCGACACCAAAGCCGCCACCGCCATTGAATATGGCCTGATCGCCGCTCTGATCGCCGTTGCCGGCATCGCCGCGATGGGCGCAGTTGGCAACAGCGTTACCAACACCTTCGAAAAGGTCGATACTGGCCTCCAGAACCAGTAA
- a CDS encoding DUF1178 family protein: MIVFDLCCAAGDHRFEAWFASSESFADQQVRGLINCPVCGDDDVKKAVMAPRVGAKSNQQLVAHAPREAAGPGEPSPELVRKLLADIAAKQAEMLPQSRWVGRDFADAARAMHEGRATEDLIHGQASPEEAQSLRDDGIAAMPLLVPIVPPEAAN, translated from the coding sequence TTGATCGTTTTCGACCTTTGTTGTGCCGCCGGAGATCACCGTTTCGAAGCCTGGTTCGCGAGTAGCGAGAGTTTTGCTGATCAGCAGGTGCGCGGGCTCATCAACTGCCCCGTGTGCGGCGACGACGATGTCAAAAAGGCGGTGATGGCACCCCGGGTCGGCGCCAAATCCAACCAGCAACTTGTGGCTCACGCCCCTCGGGAAGCGGCTGGGCCGGGGGAGCCGTCGCCCGAACTGGTGCGTAAATTGCTCGCGGATATTGCGGCGAAACAGGCCGAGATGCTGCCGCAGTCGCGCTGGGTGGGCCGCGATTTCGCCGACGCCGCGCGCGCAATGCACGAAGGCCGAGCGACCGAGGACCTGATCCACGGCCAGGCGTCGCCCGAAGAGGCGCAATCGCTCCGCGACGATGGGATCGCAGCGATGCCCCTGCTCGTACCAATTGTTCCGCCCGAAGCAGCCAATTGA
- a CDS encoding response regulator transcription factor, with amino-acid sequence MNTEPHLTFREHQILELVAVGCSAKQIALEINIAPRTVERHIENVRLKLNARNRAHLITQAMHLGLLIIETPPPDEPTLFELK; translated from the coding sequence TTGAACACCGAACCGCATTTGACCTTTCGTGAGCATCAAATACTAGAATTGGTAGCAGTCGGCTGCTCGGCCAAGCAGATCGCGCTTGAGATCAATATCGCTCCGCGAACCGTTGAACGTCATATCGAAAATGTGCGGCTGAAACTGAACGCGCGCAACCGCGCGCATCTCATAACGCAGGCGATGCATCTTGGCCTGCTGATCATCGAAACCCCGCCTCCGGACGAACCGACGCTTTTCGAACTCAAATAA
- the hutU gene encoding urocanate hydratase, whose product MTTRPLNPRLDNSRVIRPATGSEISAKSWLTEAPMRMLMNNLHPDVAEAPHELVVYGGIGRAARDWESYDKIVETLKRLEGDETLLIQSGKPVGVFRTHENAPRVLLANSNLVPEWANWEHFHELDKKGLMMYGQMTAGSWIYIGSQGIVQGTYETFVEMGRQHYGGSLAGRWLLTAGLGGMGGAQPLAAVMAGASCLAIECQPSRIEMRLRTGYLDKQANSIDEAIAMIEASHAEGKPVSVGLLGNAAEILPEMVRRGIRPDLLTDQTSAHDPVNGYLPAGWSLDQWFSKRESDPVAVAKAAKASMAVHVQAMLDFQAAGVPTTDYGNNIRQMAKDEGVENAFDFPGFVPAYVRPLFCRGIGPFRWAALSGDPEDIYKTDAKVKELLPDNAHLHNWLDMAREKIQFQGLPARICWVGLGDRHRLGLAFNEMVANGELKAPVVIGRDHLDSGSVASPNRETEAMRDGSDAVSDWPLLNALLNTASGATWVSLHHGGGVGMGYSQHSGMVIVADGTPEAAKRLERVLWNDPGTGVMRHADAGYDIAIDCAREKGLDLPSV is encoded by the coding sequence ATGACCACCCGCCCCCTGAATCCAAGACTCGATAACAGCCGCGTGATCCGCCCGGCCACCGGCAGCGAGATCAGTGCGAAAAGCTGGCTCACCGAAGCGCCGATGCGGATGCTGATGAACAATCTGCACCCCGACGTCGCCGAAGCACCGCACGAACTCGTCGTCTATGGCGGCATCGGCCGCGCCGCGCGCGACTGGGAAAGCTATGACAAGATCGTCGAGACGCTGAAGCGGCTCGAAGGCGACGAGACTTTGCTCATTCAGTCGGGCAAACCCGTCGGTGTCTTCCGCACTCACGAAAACGCTCCGCGCGTCCTGCTCGCCAATTCGAACCTCGTCCCCGAATGGGCGAATTGGGAGCATTTCCATGAGCTCGATAAAAAGGGCCTGATGATGTACGGCCAGATGACGGCCGGAAGTTGGATTTATATCGGCAGCCAGGGCATCGTTCAGGGCACCTACGAAACCTTCGTCGAAATGGGCCGTCAGCATTATGGCGGCAGTCTAGCGGGGCGCTGGCTGCTCACCGCCGGGCTGGGCGGCATGGGCGGCGCGCAGCCGCTCGCGGCCGTGATGGCGGGCGCGAGCTGTCTTGCGATCGAATGCCAGCCGAGCCGCATCGAGATGCGCCTGCGCACCGGATATCTCGACAAGCAGGCGAACAGCATCGACGAAGCGATCGCAATGATCGAGGCGAGCCATGCCGAGGGCAAGCCCGTGTCGGTCGGCCTGCTCGGCAACGCCGCGGAGATCCTGCCGGAGATGGTCCGCCGCGGCATTCGTCCCGACCTGCTCACCGACCAGACCTCAGCGCACGATCCGGTCAACGGCTACCTCCCCGCCGGCTGGAGCCTCGACCAATGGTTTTCGAAACGCGAGAGCGATCCCGTCGCGGTCGCCAAGGCCGCGAAGGCGTCGATGGCCGTGCATGTTCAGGCGATGCTCGACTTTCAGGCCGCGGGCGTCCCGACAACCGACTATGGCAATAATATCCGGCAGATGGCCAAGGATGAGGGCGTCGAAAATGCGTTCGACTTCCCGGGCTTCGTCCCGGCCTATGTCCGCCCGCTCTTCTGCCGCGGCATCGGTCCGTTCCGCTGGGCGGCGCTGTCGGGCGATCCCGAGGATATCTACAAGACCGACGCCAAGGTGAAGGAACTGCTTCCCGACAATGCTCACCTTCACAACTGGCTCGACATGGCGCGCGAGAAGATCCAGTTCCAGGGCTTGCCCGCACGCATCTGTTGGGTCGGCCTCGGCGACCGCCACCGGCTTGGCCTCGCCTTCAACGAGATGGTCGCCAACGGCGAGCTCAAAGCTCCGGTCGTGATCGGCCGCGACCATCTGGATTCAGGTTCGGTCGCCAGCCCCAATCGCGAGACCGAGGCCATGCGCGATGGCAGCGATGCCGTCAGCGACTGGCCGCTGCTCAACGCGCTTCTCAACACCGCGAGCGGCGCCACCTGGGTGTCGCTCCACCACGGCGGCGGGGTCGGCATGGGTTATTCGCAGCACAGCGGCATGGTGATCGTCGCCGATGGCACGCCCGAGGCGGCGAAGCGGCTTGAGCGCGTGCTGTGGAACGATCCCGGCACCGGCGTGATGCGCCACGCCGATGCGGGCTATGACATCGCGATCGACTGCGCGCGCGAAAAGGGACTCGACCTGCCAAGCGTTTAG
- a CDS encoding acyl-CoA dehydrogenase family protein, with amino-acid sequence MSEAQSQSHPEIRDAVRRLCAEFPGEYWQRLDRDRIYPTEFVRTLTEAGFLSVLIPEQYGGSGLGLSAATAVLEEIHRSGCNGGACHAQMYTMGTLLKHGSDAQKQAYLPAIASGELRLQAFGVTEPTAGTDTTRIRTFAKRVGDKYIVNGQKIWISRAEHSDLMVLLCRTTPREECAKPSDGMSVLLVDMREAQGNGLTIRPVRTMLNHATTELFFDDLEVPAANLIGEEGKGFRYILSGMNAERILIASECIGDGRFFIDRATAYAKDRSVFGRAIGENQGVQFPIARAYVQVAAAAEMVDKAARLFDAGQDGGTEANMAKMLASEASWYAADMCVQTHGGFGFAEEYDIERKFRETRLYQVAPISTNLILSHVATHALGLPKSF; translated from the coding sequence ATGTCCGAAGCGCAGTCGCAGAGCCACCCGGAAATCCGCGATGCAGTGCGCAGGCTCTGCGCCGAATTTCCCGGCGAATATTGGCAGCGGCTTGACCGCGATCGCATCTATCCGACCGAATTTGTCCGCACGTTGACCGAGGCGGGGTTCCTCTCGGTCCTTATCCCGGAACAATATGGCGGATCGGGCCTGGGGCTGAGCGCCGCAACCGCGGTGCTCGAGGAAATCCATCGTTCGGGCTGCAACGGCGGTGCGTGTCACGCACAGATGTACACGATGGGCACGCTGCTCAAACACGGATCGGACGCGCAGAAACAGGCCTATCTTCCCGCCATCGCCAGCGGCGAACTGCGGCTGCAGGCCTTCGGCGTCACCGAACCGACCGCAGGCACCGACACCACGCGCATCCGCACCTTTGCCAAGCGGGTCGGCGACAAATATATCGTCAACGGCCAGAAAATCTGGATCAGCCGTGCCGAACATTCCGACCTGATGGTCCTGCTCTGCCGCACCACCCCGCGCGAGGAGTGCGCGAAGCCCTCCGACGGGATGAGCGTCCTCCTCGTCGACATGCGCGAGGCGCAAGGGAACGGCCTCACCATTCGCCCCGTCCGCACGATGCTCAACCATGCGACGACCGAATTATTCTTCGACGACCTTGAGGTTCCCGCCGCCAACCTGATCGGCGAGGAGGGCAAGGGCTTTCGCTATATCCTGTCGGGCATGAACGCCGAACGCATCCTGATCGCATCCGAATGCATCGGCGACGGCCGCTTCTTCATCGACCGCGCCACGGCCTATGCGAAGGACCGCTCGGTCTTCGGCCGCGCCATCGGAGAAAACCAGGGCGTACAGTTCCCGATCGCGCGCGCTTATGTACAGGTCGCCGCAGCGGCCGAGATGGTCGACAAGGCGGCGCGCCTGTTCGACGCCGGGCAGGATGGCGGGACCGAGGCGAATATGGCGAAGATGCTCGCATCCGAGGCGAGCTGGTACGCCGCCGATATGTGTGTCCAGACGCACGGCGGCTTCGGCTTTGCCGAGGAATATGACATTGAGCGCAAATTCCGCGAGACGCGGCTCTATCAGGTCGCGCCGATCAGCACGAATTTGATCCTGAGCCACGTCGCGACCCACGCGCTCGGTCTGCCCAAAAGTTTCTGA
- the hutG gene encoding N-formylglutamate deformylase, with product MDWLRVHRGDAPLVISFPHGGTDLAGLDEQFVSPWHAQIDTDWWIAELYAFAADLGATLVATDISRSVIDMNRDPSGASLYPGQATTELCPTTTFDGDALYRFDPPDEPEIMQRLNSYHRPYHDMLTRELDRLQSAHGRVVLYDAHSIRSHVPRLFDGELPQFNIGTNGGATCAPELETIVANICAASGRSHVVNGRFKGGWTTRHYGRPDDGIHAIQMELAQRGYMTEPEPITHANWPSTLAPNPAIRPVLEQVIAATLDFAKGHS from the coding sequence ATGGATTGGCTGCGCGTCCATCGCGGCGACGCGCCGCTCGTTATTTCCTTCCCACACGGCGGGACCGATCTGGCGGGTCTCGACGAGCAGTTCGTCTCACCCTGGCACGCGCAGATCGACACCGACTGGTGGATCGCCGAGCTCTACGCCTTCGCCGCCGATCTGGGCGCAACGCTGGTCGCGACCGACATCTCGCGCAGCGTGATCGACATGAACCGCGATCCCTCCGGCGCGTCGCTCTACCCCGGACAGGCGACGACCGAGCTGTGCCCGACGACGACCTTTGACGGAGATGCGCTCTATCGCTTTGATCCACCGGACGAGCCAGAGATCATGCAGCGGCTGAACTCTTACCACCGACCGTATCACGATATGCTGACACGGGAACTCGACCGCCTGCAATCGGCGCATGGCCGCGTCGTCCTCTATGACGCGCATTCGATCCGCAGCCATGTCCCGCGCCTGTTCGACGGCGAACTGCCGCAGTTCAACATCGGCACCAATGGGGGCGCGACCTGTGCGCCCGAGCTGGAAACCATCGTTGCGAACATCTGCGCCGCGAGCGGCCGCAGTCATGTCGTCAACGGCCGTTTCAAGGGTGGTTGGACAACGCGCCACTATGGCCGCCCCGACGACGGCATTCATGCCATCCAAATGGAATTGGCACAGCGCGGCTACATGACCGAACCCGAACCGATCACCCACGCCAACTGGCCATCCACCCTTGCCCCCAATCCCGCGATCCGGCCCGTGCTGGAGCAAGTGATCGCCGCGACCCTCGATTTTGCGAAAGGACATTCATGA
- a CDS encoding C39 family peptidase, which translates to MRFLIAGLLCALSVTPATAEVRLTGPETGGNYQLHVMTWWDIPFRSVIRQRYDFSCGSAAVATLLTYHYGAPTSESMPFRSMWEKGDREAIRKVGFSMLDMKNYLATRGYRAEGFRITAEQLKQVKRPTIVLMDLKGFKHFVVIKGVRGDRVLTGDSVLGLNEYSLADFEKHWNGIALAIVEGGQKRPSFNLAGDWGPWSRAPLEREGSLHVSVGDLTTNLPPQYQLSPQILLDVRVGTVK; encoded by the coding sequence ATGCGCTTCTTGATCGCAGGCCTGCTGTGTGCCCTCTCCGTCACCCCGGCCACCGCCGAGGTCCGGCTCACCGGTCCCGAAACGGGCGGCAATTACCAGCTTCACGTGATGACCTGGTGGGACATCCCTTTCCGTTCCGTCATTCGCCAGCGGTATGATTTTAGCTGCGGCTCCGCTGCCGTCGCGACCCTGCTCACCTATCATTATGGCGCACCGACATCCGAATCGATGCCGTTCCGTTCAATGTGGGAAAAGGGCGACCGCGAAGCGATCCGCAAAGTCGGCTTCTCGATGCTGGACATGAAGAATTATCTCGCGACGCGCGGCTACCGCGCCGAGGGATTCCGGATCACCGCCGAACAATTGAAACAGGTCAAGCGTCCGACGATCGTCCTGATGGACCTTAAGGGCTTCAAGCATTTCGTCGTGATCAAAGGCGTGCGCGGCGATCGCGTACTCACCGGCGATTCGGTGCTCGGCCTCAACGAATATTCGCTCGCGGATTTCGAGAAGCACTGGAATGGCATTGCGCTGGCGATCGTGGAGGGCGGACAGAAGCGCCCTTCCTTCAATCTCGCCGGTGACTGGGGTCCCTGGTCACGGGCTCCCTTGGAAAGAGAAGGGTCGCTTCATGTATCGGTCGGCGATCTGACGACCAACCTTCCCCCTCAGTATCAGCTGTCGCCGCAGATCCTGCTCGATGTGCGCGTCGGTACCGTGAAATGA
- a CDS encoding methyltransferase domain-containing protein, whose protein sequence is MARLPASANFLAPIIAETLLDRLTMVTREFSRTLLIGAHDPALADHLRNTGTDLTLVEAGPYLAAQTGAITVEADAIDLPFGSFDLILWPGGLDSVNDVPGALLRLRALLAPDGLLLGAFVGDGSLPRLRRAVMTDGVRSIARLHPQIDLSAMGNLLQRVGFTLPVVDVEALTVRYGDWFTLVRDLRAAGLSSRLLPTPSPLTREEVARIAAAFAAHADPDGRIGETFRLVHFSGWAPHPDQPQPARRGSGTASLAAALKPKD, encoded by the coding sequence ATGGCGCGCCTGCCCGCATCGGCCAATTTTCTTGCGCCGATCATCGCCGAAACGCTTCTCGACCGGCTGACGATGGTCACGCGCGAATTTTCCCGCACCCTGCTGATCGGCGCGCATGACCCGGCACTGGCCGACCATCTGCGCAACACCGGCACCGACCTTACCCTTGTCGAGGCGGGGCCGTATCTTGCGGCGCAAACCGGCGCGATCACGGTCGAGGCCGACGCCATCGACCTGCCCTTCGGCAGTTTCGACCTGATCCTTTGGCCGGGCGGGCTCGACAGCGTCAACGACGTGCCGGGCGCCCTGCTCCGCCTCCGCGCGCTGCTCGCACCCGATGGCTTGCTCCTCGGCGCATTTGTCGGCGACGGCAGCCTGCCGCGTCTCCGCCGCGCGGTAATGACCGACGGGGTACGTTCGATCGCGCGCCTGCATCCACAGATTGATCTTTCCGCGATGGGCAATCTGCTCCAGCGCGTCGGCTTCACGCTACCCGTCGTCGACGTCGAGGCGTTGACAGTGCGCTATGGCGACTGGTTCACGCTCGTCCGCGATCTGCGTGCCGCGGGCCTGTCGAGCCGACTCCTGCCCACGCCTTCGCCATTGACCCGCGAAGAAGTCGCTCGGATTGCGGCCGCTTTCGCCGCCCACGCCGATCCCGACGGTCGGATCGGCGAAACATTCCGCCTCGTGCATTTCAGCGGCTGGGCGCCGCATCCCGATCAGCCGCAACCTGCGCGGCGCGGCAGCGGCACTGCCTCGCTGGCGGCAGCGCTGAAACCGAAGGATTAA
- the grxC gene encoding glutaredoxin 3: protein MAKIEVFTKFFCPYCSRAKALLDRKGVEYQEIDLTTDRAGFDAMVERAGGARTVPQIFIDGKHIGGSDDMAALDARGGLDPLLGLA from the coding sequence ATGGCCAAGATCGAAGTGTTTACGAAATTTTTCTGCCCTTATTGCTCGCGCGCCAAGGCGCTGCTCGATCGCAAGGGCGTCGAATATCAGGAAATCGACCTGACGACGGACCGCGCCGGATTCGACGCCATGGTCGAGCGCGCGGGCGGCGCGCGCACCGTCCCGCAGATATTCATCGACGGGAAGCATATCGGCGGCAGCGACGACATGGCGGCGCTCGATGCGCGCGGCGGCCTCGATCCGTTGCTGGGACTGGCCTGA
- a CDS encoding (deoxy)nucleoside triphosphate pyrophosphohydrolase — MSVSEAGNPQKTSLVVVAVALVDRDGRLLVQQRPEGLSMAGLWEFPGGKLEPGETPEQALIRELEEELAIDVDHACLAPACFASDMIGDRHLLLLLYVCRKWRGTPVAQHASALRWVRPVELHGLDMPPADKPLIGLLEALV; from the coding sequence TTGTCCGTGTCCGAAGCCGGAAATCCGCAGAAAACCTCGCTTGTGGTTGTCGCTGTGGCGCTTGTCGACCGCGATGGGCGATTGCTTGTCCAGCAGCGTCCCGAAGGCCTGTCGATGGCGGGGCTGTGGGAGTTTCCGGGCGGCAAGCTGGAGCCGGGTGAAACGCCCGAGCAGGCTTTGATCCGCGAACTCGAAGAGGAGCTCGCGATCGATGTCGACCATGCCTGCCTCGCACCAGCCTGTTTCGCGAGCGATATGATCGGCGACCGGCATCTTCTTCTGCTGCTCTACGTCTGTCGCAAATGGCGCGGGACGCCTGTTGCCCAGCACGCCAGCGCGCTCCGCTGGGTGCGCCCCGTCGAACTGCACGGCCTCGATATGCCGCCCGCCGACAAGCCGTTGATCGGCTTGCTGGAGGCGCTGGTTTAA
- a CDS encoding Flp family type IVb pilin, whose amino-acid sequence MRNFYRLMRSTRAATAVEYGLILALVFLAAIVAITDVANSTSAMWGKVSTAATENM is encoded by the coding sequence ATGCGAAACTTTTACAGGCTGATGCGGTCGACCAGGGCCGCCACAGCCGTCGAATATGGGCTGATACTGGCCCTTGTCTTTTTGGCGGCTATTGTTGCGATAACCGATGTCGCGAACTCGACGAGCGCCATGTGGGGCAAGGTCTCGACCGCCGCCACAGAGAATATGTAG
- a CDS encoding MaoC family dehydratase N-terminal domain-containing protein has product MDDYSAWVGRSETRVDVATAAPLAGLAALLDHDVSPWVPGEVPPLGHWLYFLPDARQSVIGEDGHPRRDGTGLLPPVPLPRRMWAGSRIDFLAPVAVGAALTRVTTIEAIKPKRGASGDLLFVTLRHDIAADGVAAIREEQDIVFREPAPTVPAPAALPVAPPESEPADAVRSLTPDPVLLFRYSALTFNAHRIHYDRDYARDIEGYAGLVVHGPLIATLLMDHFLQSTAGAKPRHFRFRAEAPLVDGAPFDLCLARDGNTARLWARDAAGRATMRADIG; this is encoded by the coding sequence ATGGACGACTATTCCGCCTGGGTCGGTCGCAGCGAAACGCGCGTAGATGTCGCCACCGCTGCCCCGCTCGCTGGCCTCGCCGCGCTGCTCGATCATGACGTTTCGCCATGGGTTCCCGGCGAAGTGCCGCCGCTTGGTCATTGGCTCTATTTCCTGCCCGATGCGCGCCAGTCGGTGATCGGCGAGGATGGCCATCCGCGCCGTGACGGCACGGGTCTGCTGCCCCCCGTTCCTCTCCCCCGCCGCATGTGGGCGGGAAGCCGCATCGACTTCCTCGCGCCGGTCGCGGTGGGCGCCGCGCTGACCCGCGTCACGACGATCGAGGCGATCAAGCCCAAACGCGGCGCGAGCGGGGACCTCCTATTCGTTACCCTGCGTCACGACATTGCGGCGGACGGCGTCGCCGCGATCCGAGAGGAACAGGACATCGTCTTTCGCGAACCCGCGCCGACGGTTCCCGCGCCCGCCGCCCTTCCGGTCGCCCCGCCAGAATCCGAGCCCGCCGACGCGGTGCGCAGCCTGACGCCCGACCCGGTACTGCTGTTCCGCTACTCGGCGCTTACCTTCAACGCGCACCGCATCCACTATGACCGCGACTATGCCCGCGATATCGAGGGTTATGCCGGTCTCGTCGTCCACGGTCCGCTGATCGCGACCTTGTTGATGGATCATTTCCTGCAATCCACGGCTGGCGCGAAGCCGCGCCATTTCCGCTTCCGCGCCGAAGCGCCTCTCGTCGACGGCGCGCCCTTCGACCTCTGCCTTGCCCGCGATGGCAACACCGCGCGCTTGTGGGCGCGTGACGCGGCGGGGCGTGCAACGATGCGCGCGGATATCGGCTGA